In one window of Carcharodon carcharias isolate sCarCar2 chromosome 14, sCarCar2.pri, whole genome shotgun sequence DNA:
- the LOC121287037 gene encoding phosphoenolpyruvate carboxykinase, cytosolic [GTP]-like, translated as MAPQVQSQPQLPLNVVQGDLNTLSSAVRDFVEQSAKLCQPDSIHICDGSEEENRQILSLMEEQGMIKRLHKYQNCWLARTDPRDVARVESKTVIVTPEQRDTIPIAKSGVSQLGRWLSEKEFEKAFNTRFPECMKGRTMYLIPFSMGPVGSPLSKIGIQLTDSPYVVASMRIMTRMGSTVLETLGNGQFVKCLHSVGCPLPLKRPLVNNWACNPELTLVAHIPQSREIISFGSGYGGNSLLGKKCFALRIASRIAEEEGWLAEHMLILGVTNPKGQKKYIAAAFPSACGKTNMAMMNPTLPGWKVECVGDDIAWMKFDKQGNLRAINPENGFFGVAPGTSVKTNPNAMETISKNTIFTNVAETSDGGVHWEGIDETLSPDITVTSWKNKKWSPEDGEPCAHPNSRFCTPARQCPIIDPDWESPEGVPIEGIVFGGRRPKGVPLVYEAFNWQHGVFIGAAMRSEATAAAEHKGKVIMHDPFAMRPFFGYNFGRYLSHWLSMEHRPSSKLPKIFHINWFRKDNQNNYLWPGFGENCRVLEWMFRRIEGEDCAKLSPLGFIPTNNALNLKGLGNVNMDALFSVEREFWEEEIEAIRKYFEDQVNIDLPSDVANQLLQLEQRINRL; from the exons atggccccacaGGTCCAGTCTCAGCCCCAGCTCCCTCTGAATGTGGTTCAGGGGGACCTGAACACTTTGAGCTCTGCAGTGAGAGACTTTGTTGAACAAAGTGCAAAGCTGTGTCAGCCGGACAGCATTCACATCTGTGATGGCAGTGAGGAAGAAAACAGGCAGATTTTGTCCCTGATGGAAGAGCAAGGGATGATCAAACGCTTGCACAAGTATCAAAACTG CTGGTTGGCTCGCACGGATCCCAGGGATGTTGCTCgtgtggagagtaaaactgtgaTTGTGACCCCTGAGCAGAGAGACACCATTCCCATAGCAAAGAGTGGAGTCAGCCAGCTTGGGCGCTGGCTGTCAGAGAAGGAGTttgaaaaggcattcaatactCGATTCCCAGAATGTATGAAAG GCCGTACAATGTACCTGATTCCATTCAGCATGGGACCTGTGGGGTCACCTCTGTCCAAGATCGGGATCCAGTTGACAGATTCACCTTATGTCGTTGCCAGCATGAGGATCATGACTCGCATGGGATCAACTGTACTGGAGACCCTGGGCAACGGCCagtttgtcaaatgccttcattCAGTCGGATGCCCTCTACCACTAAAGA GGCCACTGGTCAATAACTGGGCCTGCAACCCTGAGCTGACACTGGTTGCCCACATACCTCAGAGCAGAGAGATTATTTCATTTGGGAGCGGTTATGGAGGTAACTCACTGCTGGGGAAGAAGTGCTTCGCTCTGCGCATTGCCTCCAGGATTGCTGAAGAAGAGGGATGGCTGGCTGAACACATGCTG atcCTGGGAGTAACCAATCCCAAAGGCCAGAAGAAGTACATTGCTGCTGCCTTCCCCAGTGCTTGTGGGAAAACAAACATGGCCATGATGAACCCAACATTACCTGGCTGGAAGGTTGAGTGCGTGGGAGATGACATCGCCTGGATGAAATTCGACAAACAAG GTAACCTGAGAGCAATCAACCCAGAAAATGGCTTCTTTGGTGTAGCTCCCGGGACATCTGTAAAAACAAATCCAAACGCAATGGAAACTATTAGCAAGAACACTATTTTCACCAATGTAGCAGAGACCAGCGATGGGGGAGTTCACTGGGAAGGGATCGATGAAACTCTGTCCCCTGACATCACAGTGACATCATGGAAAAACAAAAAGTGGAGTCCAGAAGATGGAGAACCATGTGCGCACCCCAACTCCAGGTTTTGTACTCCTGCCAGACAATGTCCGATCATTGACCCAGACTGGGAGTCTCCTGAAGGGGTTCCCATTGAAGGAATTGTCTTCGGAGGACGGAGGCCAAAAG GAGTCCCTCTGGTTTATGAAGCTTTCAACTGGCAGCATGGCGTTTTCATTGGAGCGGCCATGAGATCAGAGGCCACAGCTGCAGCAGAACACAAAG GTAAGGTCATTATGCACGACCCATTCGCCATGCGGCCTTTCTTTGGATACAACTTCGGCAGGTACCTATCGCACTGGCTCAGCATGGAGCACAGGCCCAGCTCAAAACTTCCCAAGATCTTCCACATCAATTGGTTCCGCAAAGATAATCAGAACAACTACCTGTGGCCAGGCTTCGGGGAGAACTGTCGGGTCCTGGAGTGGATGTTCCGGAGAATCGAGGGAGAGGACTGCGCCAAGCTGTCTCCTTTGGGCTTCATTCCCACAAACAACGCCCTGAACCTCAAGGGCCTTGGCAATGTGAACATGGACGCACTCTTCAGCGTTGAGAGAGAATTCTGGGAAGAGGAAATAGAAGCGATCCGAAAATATTTTGAAGATCAGGTCAACATTGACCTTCCCAGTGATGTGGCCAATCAACTGCTGCAGTTGGAACAAAGAATTAATCGGTTGTAA